The Vibrio navarrensis genome has a segment encoding these proteins:
- a CDS encoding AraC family transcriptional regulator, with the protein MAVITPATQFDADALPASVIGIASEIGQHDSGMHQHSKGQLLYAAKGCMTFVLDHSLCTLPPTKAVWIPPNLSHRAVMTNVVAYRSLYFDCRQFTAPTELVMIDVNPLLQALIERMAFWPWDKAEEEMRNIVALFWEEFASAKRHFFQLPLPQDARLQPFRAAMTQETFLAPSAAELAERVGLSSKTVTRMFQTDTGMSYQEWRQQWRLLKSIELLSSGLCVTDVAYWLEFASDSAFIAFFKKQTGYPPLHFMKIGQNL; encoded by the coding sequence ATGGCAGTGATTACCCCAGCAACCCAATTTGACGCTGATGCGCTGCCCGCCAGCGTCATTGGGATCGCCTCAGAGATCGGCCAGCACGATTCCGGTATGCATCAGCACAGCAAAGGGCAGTTACTTTACGCGGCGAAAGGTTGCATGACTTTTGTACTGGACCATTCGCTGTGTACCTTGCCGCCGACAAAAGCCGTGTGGATCCCGCCCAATCTGTCTCATCGCGCGGTGATGACCAATGTGGTGGCCTATCGCTCGCTCTATTTTGATTGTCGCCAGTTCACGGCGCCGACGGAGTTGGTGATGATAGACGTCAACCCACTGTTGCAAGCGTTGATTGAACGCATGGCGTTTTGGCCGTGGGACAAGGCGGAAGAAGAGATGCGCAATATCGTCGCGCTGTTTTGGGAAGAGTTCGCCAGCGCTAAACGTCACTTTTTCCAGCTCCCCTTGCCGCAAGATGCCCGGTTACAACCATTTCGCGCCGCGATGACCCAAGAGACTTTTTTAGCGCCCTCAGCGGCTGAGCTAGCCGAGCGTGTTGGCCTGAGCAGTAAAACCGTCACACGAATGTTTCAAACCGACACGGGTATGTCGTATCAAGAGTGGCGCCAGCAGTGGCGCTTGCTCAAATCGATCGAACTGCTTTCGTCAGGCCTGTGTGTCACCGATGTGGCGTATTGGCTGGAGTTTGCCTCAGACAGCGCCTTTATCGCCTTTTTCAAAAAGCAGACTGGTTACCCGCCGTTGCACTTTATGAAAATTGGGCAAAACTTATGA
- a CDS encoding GntP family permease: MEQLAQTPDPTYLLTVAALAIAALLLLIIKVRVHAFVSLITVSLATAIATGVTADKVVPTMLGGFGGTLASVALLVGLGAMIGKILEVTGGAKVLADTMIGRFGKERAPLALGVASLLFGFPIFFDAGLVVMMPIIFSVAKRFGGSPLKYALPSAGAFAVMHAFVPPHPGPVAAAEFLGANIGLLLVVGILVAIPTWYLGAYLFGLYAGKKFDIPLSKAFFNSDTILDEKQMPKFATVMTLLVLPVLLICLDTVLNTLAVAGVIDGKTPLVAFLRMLGKTPVALLITLVVCLLVFAKDYGMAKLEKLCGDSLAPICGVILVTGAGGMFGGVLRASGIGDALANVLTDTGMPVIVAAFVISTCLRVAQGSATVALTTTAALIAPVVAATTGLSELDLCFIVIAIAGGATVLSHFNDSGFWLVSRLMEMDEKTTLKTWTVMETLLGGIAFIIVATLSFIL; this comes from the coding sequence ATGGAACAGCTAGCCCAAACCCCTGATCCTACGTATCTTTTAACCGTTGCAGCGCTGGCAATTGCCGCCTTGCTTCTCCTTATCATCAAAGTCAGAGTGCACGCTTTTGTCTCTCTGATTACCGTCAGTTTGGCGACAGCCATCGCCACTGGCGTCACGGCAGACAAAGTGGTGCCCACCATGCTGGGGGGCTTTGGCGGCACACTGGCCTCCGTGGCGCTGCTTGTTGGCCTTGGCGCCATGATTGGCAAAATTTTGGAAGTGACGGGCGGGGCGAAAGTGCTGGCCGACACCATGATCGGTCGCTTTGGCAAAGAGCGTGCGCCGCTTGCACTGGGGGTTGCTTCGCTGCTGTTCGGCTTCCCGATCTTTTTTGACGCAGGCCTTGTGGTGATGATGCCGATCATCTTCAGCGTGGCCAAACGCTTTGGCGGCTCACCGCTGAAATATGCCTTGCCCTCTGCGGGCGCATTTGCGGTGATGCATGCGTTTGTGCCGCCGCACCCGGGCCCAGTGGCGGCGGCGGAGTTTCTCGGCGCGAACATCGGCCTGTTGTTGGTGGTTGGGATCTTGGTCGCGATTCCGACTTGGTATCTTGGTGCCTACTTGTTTGGTCTATATGCTGGCAAAAAATTCGACATTCCGCTGTCAAAAGCCTTTTTCAATAGCGACACCATCCTAGACGAAAAGCAAATGCCCAAATTTGCTACCGTGATGACGCTGCTGGTGCTGCCGGTGCTGCTCATCTGTCTTGATACGGTGCTTAACACCTTAGCGGTGGCGGGCGTTATCGACGGTAAAACACCATTGGTGGCGTTTTTACGCATGCTGGGTAAAACGCCCGTGGCGCTGCTCATCACCTTGGTGGTGTGTCTGTTGGTGTTTGCCAAAGATTACGGCATGGCGAAGTTGGAAAAGCTGTGCGGCGATTCACTCGCGCCGATTTGTGGTGTGATCCTCGTGACAGGCGCGGGTGGCATGTTTGGCGGTGTGTTGCGCGCCAGCGGTATTGGTGATGCGTTGGCTAACGTGCTGACCGATACTGGCATGCCGGTGATTGTGGCCGCGTTTGTGATCTCCACTTGCTTGCGCGTCGCGCAGGGCTCGGCCACCGTGGCGCTAACGACGACGGCGGCACTGATTGCGCCTGTGGTCGCGGCAACAACAGGCTTGAGCGAACTGGATCTGTGCTTTATCGTGATCGCCATTGCTGGCGGCGCGACGGTGCTGTCTCACTTTAATGACTCCGGTTTCTGGTTGGTTTCCCGCTTGATGGAAATGGACGAGAAAACCACTTTAAAAACTTGGACGGTAATGGAAACGTTACTTGGTGGTATCGCCTTTATTATCGTTGCAACATTGAGCTTTATTCTTTAG
- a CDS encoding MFS transporter gives MKAKPSLGLMVVMLMFPQIVETIYSPALGSIAQAFSVSYAQAAQTLSIYFGVFALGVAVWGILADQWGRRPTMLLGLLIYAASAFTAMHTDSFTILMLARACSAFGIAVGSVVTQTMLRDCFTGTELGKVFSLMGLGISISPVIGMFSGGQLAQLGGHAAVFLALFVLALALLFYNFVKLPETQQSKHPLALGALSRRMVKDAHIWRSAFLVALYNIALFSYYQLGAFAFATLGYSAEQFGYSGLVLGLGSLLGSYVNKGLLAKNMAQQSLLKAASLLLTLGAIAVYALQASIWFVAPMLLVVMAFGIAIPNVLSMALSQYKAQAGSAGALFGLMYYLLIGAGLATAALVGHLGWVLITCGSATLLLTLSGKTKG, from the coding sequence ATGAAAGCAAAACCCTCTCTTGGCTTAATGGTCGTGATGCTGATGTTTCCGCAAATTGTCGAAACCATTTACAGCCCCGCCTTAGGCTCGATTGCACAGGCATTTAGCGTCTCTTACGCGCAAGCGGCGCAAACTCTCTCGATCTATTTTGGCGTTTTTGCGCTGGGCGTCGCGGTGTGGGGCATTTTGGCAGATCAATGGGGAAGACGCCCCACCATGTTACTGGGCTTGTTGATCTACGCTGCCAGTGCGTTTACCGCGATGCACACCGACAGCTTTACCATTTTGATGTTGGCGCGCGCTTGCAGTGCGTTTGGCATCGCTGTTGGCTCGGTGGTGACCCAAACGATGTTGCGTGATTGTTTTACTGGCACGGAGCTTGGCAAAGTCTTCAGCTTAATGGGCTTAGGGATATCCATCAGCCCGGTGATCGGCATGTTTAGCGGCGGGCAACTCGCCCAGCTTGGCGGCCATGCGGCGGTCTTTCTGGCTCTGTTTGTCTTGGCGCTTGCCTTGCTGTTCTACAACTTCGTCAAATTGCCAGAAACCCAGCAAAGCAAACATCCCCTTGCACTGGGTGCATTGAGCCGGCGTATGGTCAAAGATGCGCACATCTGGCGTTCGGCCTTCTTGGTGGCGCTGTATAACATTGCGCTGTTCTCTTACTACCAACTCGGCGCTTTTGCATTTGCCACGCTCGGTTACTCCGCCGAACAGTTCGGCTACAGCGGCCTCGTGCTTGGACTCGGCTCTTTACTTGGGAGCTACGTGAATAAGGGCTTGCTGGCCAAAAACATGGCACAGCAGAGCTTATTGAAAGCCGCGTCACTGCTTTTGACGCTCGGCGCTATAGCAGTTTACGCGTTACAGGCGTCGATCTGGTTTGTCGCCCCGATGCTGTTGGTGGTGATGGCGTTTGGCATAGCCATTCCGAATGTGCTGAGCATGGCATTATCACAATACAAAGCGCAGGCAGGCAGTGCTGGCGCGCTATTTGGCCTGATGTATTACCTGTTGATAGGCGCTGGCTTAGCCACCGCGGCGCTCGTCGGCCACCTAGGCTGGGTACTTATTACTTGTGGTAGCGCCACTTTGCTGCTGACACTGTCGGGTAAAACGAAGGGTTAA
- a CDS encoding gluconokinase, producing MAGSSVIVMGVCASGKTTIGELLAKKLGRKFIDGDDLHPRANIQKMASGQPLNDDDRTPWLERIRDAAYSLESKNEHGVIVCSALKKCYRDQIRDGNRNVTFLFLDGDKALILERMRQRQGHFMKENMVNSQFATLERPDDEPQTLIVSIDAPIEQVVEEAATALIAQSEVAL from the coding sequence ATGGCGGGTAGTAGTGTCATTGTGATGGGTGTCTGCGCGAGCGGTAAAACCACCATCGGTGAGCTTTTGGCGAAAAAACTGGGGCGTAAATTCATTGACGGCGACGATCTTCATCCTCGCGCTAACATTCAGAAAATGGCCTCTGGCCAGCCGCTGAATGACGATGACCGCACACCATGGCTGGAGCGCATTCGCGATGCGGCCTACAGCTTAGAGAGCAAAAATGAACACGGCGTGATTGTCTGCTCCGCGCTGAAAAAGTGTTACCGCGACCAGATCCGCGATGGCAACCGAAACGTGACGTTTCTGTTTCTCGACGGCGATAAGGCGCTGATTTTAGAGCGCATGCGCCAGCGCCAAGGCCATTTTATGAAAGAGAACATGGTCAACAGCCAGTTTGCCACCTTAGAGCGCCCGGACGATGAGCCGCAAACCCTGATTGTTTCTATCGACGCGCCCATCGAACAGGTGGTGGAAGAAGCCGCCACCGCATTGATCGCACAAAGCGAGGTTGCCTTATGA
- the edd gene encoding phosphogluconate dehydratase: MTHPVILAVTERLSKRSAQSRAAFLARTAQQAQHGKARAHLSCGNLAHAVAASCSAEKQSILNFTHANIAIINAYNDMLSAHQPYQFYPAQIKAALAPYGHTAQVAGGVPAMCDGVTQGQPGMDLSLFSRDLIAQATALSLSHNLYDATLLLGICDKIAPGQLMGALAYAHLPTAFVPAGLMATGISNEEKVDIRQKYAAGDVGKEALLDMECRAYHSVGTCTFYGTANTNQLVFEAMGLMLPGSAFVHPHSALRKALTEHAALKIAAMTSGSSHYRPLAEVVTGKSLINGIVALLASGGSTNHTIHMLAVARAAGLELTWQDISDLSDVVPLLARVYPNGPADMNAFQQAGGVPALLHRLNESALLHRDVQPVFGEFDHQMTLPKLVDGKLVWTSCQGSLDHQVIAKTGAVFQPTGGTRVLRGNLGQAVVKVSAVKAEQRVIEAPALVFQCQHEVEAAYQRGELNRDCIVVVTHNGPAANGMPELHKLMPILGNVQKAGFKVALVTDGRLSGASGKIPSAIHVSPEAIRGGAIGLVRDGDWLRLDCQTGELNNLSDTTGRCVLEIDTEASQQTWGRHLFQVMRQHVSSADQGASFII, translated from the coding sequence ATGACTCATCCTGTTATTCTTGCGGTCACCGAACGCCTCTCAAAGCGCAGCGCGCAAAGCCGTGCGGCATTTTTAGCCCGTACCGCGCAACAGGCGCAACATGGCAAAGCGCGCGCTCATCTATCTTGCGGTAATTTGGCTCACGCGGTCGCGGCGTCTTGCTCGGCCGAAAAACAGAGTATTCTCAACTTCACCCACGCCAATATCGCCATCATCAACGCTTACAACGACATGTTGAGCGCGCATCAGCCTTATCAATTCTATCCCGCGCAAATCAAAGCCGCGCTGGCTCCGTATGGCCACACGGCGCAAGTTGCGGGCGGCGTGCCTGCAATGTGCGATGGCGTGACCCAAGGCCAGCCGGGGATGGACTTGTCGCTCTTTTCGCGTGATCTGATCGCGCAGGCCACCGCGCTGTCGCTCAGCCACAACCTGTATGACGCCACGCTGCTACTCGGCATATGTGACAAAATTGCGCCCGGACAGCTGATGGGCGCACTCGCTTACGCGCACTTGCCTACCGCATTTGTGCCAGCAGGGTTGATGGCAACGGGCATCAGCAACGAAGAGAAAGTCGATATTCGCCAGAAATACGCCGCGGGTGACGTGGGGAAAGAGGCACTGCTCGATATGGAGTGTCGCGCCTACCATTCGGTCGGCACCTGCACCTTCTATGGCACCGCCAACACCAACCAGTTAGTGTTTGAGGCGATGGGTTTGATGCTGCCCGGCTCCGCCTTTGTCCACCCACACAGCGCGCTGCGCAAAGCGCTGACAGAACACGCCGCGCTGAAAATCGCCGCCATGACTTCGGGCTCTTCCCACTATCGCCCGTTGGCCGAGGTGGTGACGGGAAAAAGCCTTATCAACGGCATTGTCGCTCTGCTCGCCTCGGGCGGTAGCACCAACCACACCATTCACATGTTGGCGGTGGCGCGCGCTGCCGGGCTGGAGCTGACGTGGCAGGACATCAGTGATTTGTCAGACGTGGTGCCTTTACTGGCGCGGGTTTACCCCAACGGCCCCGCTGACATGAACGCCTTCCAACAAGCGGGGGGCGTGCCTGCGCTGCTGCATCGCTTGAATGAATCGGCTCTGCTGCATCGCGACGTGCAGCCCGTGTTTGGCGAGTTCGACCATCAAATGACGCTGCCTAAGTTAGTCGACGGCAAACTGGTCTGGACAAGCTGCCAAGGCAGTTTAGATCACCAAGTGATTGCCAAGACAGGCGCCGTATTCCAACCAACAGGCGGCACACGTGTGCTGCGCGGCAACTTAGGGCAAGCGGTGGTGAAGGTCTCAGCGGTTAAAGCGGAGCAGCGGGTGATTGAAGCGCCAGCGCTGGTGTTCCAGTGCCAGCACGAGGTCGAAGCGGCGTACCAACGCGGTGAGCTCAACCGAGATTGCATCGTGGTGGTGACACACAATGGCCCAGCGGCAAATGGCATGCCAGAGCTGCACAAGCTGATGCCGATCTTAGGCAATGTGCAAAAGGCGGGGTTTAAAGTGGCGCTGGTCACCGATGGCCGTTTGTCTGGCGCATCAGGCAAAATTCCATCGGCCATCCACGTTTCACCGGAAGCGATACGTGGCGGAGCAATTGGTTTAGTGCGTGATGGTGATTGGCTACGTCTCGACTGCCAAACGGGCGAGCTTAATAATCTCAGCGACACAACAGGTCGCTGCGTGCTTGAAATCGATACAGAGGCAAGCCAGCAAACTTGGGGACGCCATCTGTTTCAGGTGATGCGCCAGCATGTCAGCAGCGCCGATCAAGGGGCGAGTTTTATCATCTGA
- a CDS encoding substrate-binding periplasmic protein — MSRTVKLLMLGWLGLFLSIPPVWASVTWQGHCRDRLPFLYYEDGQCKGPGGDVITQAISKMGHQIEWTKAPWARTIGVAPQGGVDIIPLHSMNEERETYLHPLLMGYGKREVFYFTRKDSDIDAKDFDEIVSKGYVIGALNGSFYSSQFNQNVDKLRTNFVTKGDQLINMLKAGRLDLVITSEQHGLEVFDSDPELRKIAYKDVSLNGRFFSVPRRSANYQYIEQLEAILLEMRRSGEVTRIYESYGLEAPIQQE; from the coding sequence ATGAGTCGAACTGTTAAATTATTAATGTTGGGGTGGTTAGGATTATTTTTATCTATACCACCAGTGTGGGCCAGTGTGACTTGGCAAGGACATTGTCGAGACAGGCTCCCTTTTCTTTATTACGAAGATGGACAGTGCAAAGGGCCGGGTGGGGATGTGATCACCCAAGCCATCAGTAAAATGGGTCATCAAATCGAATGGACCAAGGCGCCTTGGGCGAGAACCATTGGTGTTGCTCCACAAGGTGGTGTTGACATCATCCCTTTGCATTCGATGAATGAAGAGCGTGAGACGTACTTACATCCTCTCTTGATGGGCTACGGAAAAAGAGAAGTGTTTTACTTCACTCGTAAAGACTCTGATATTGATGCGAAAGATTTTGATGAAATCGTCAGTAAAGGGTATGTGATTGGTGCGCTTAATGGCAGTTTCTATAGTTCGCAATTCAATCAAAACGTGGATAAGTTGCGCACAAACTTTGTCACCAAGGGTGATCAATTGATCAACATGCTCAAGGCGGGCCGGTTGGATCTGGTTATCACCTCAGAGCAGCATGGTTTGGAGGTGTTTGACAGTGATCCTGAGTTGAGAAAAATTGCCTACAAAGACGTGTCACTGAATGGTCGGTTTTTTAGTGTCCCTAGGCGTTCTGCGAATTATCAATACATTGAGCAATTAGAAGCGATTTTATTGGAGATGCGACGCTCAGGAGAAGTCACTCGTATCTATGAATCTTATGGTTTAGAAGCACCGATCCAGCAAGAATGA
- a CDS encoding 23S rRNA (adenine(2030)-N(6))-methyltransferase RlmJ: MLSYRHSFHAGNHADVVKHIVQSLILDALKQKDKPFVYHDTHSGVGRYDLTHEWSEKTGEYKQGIARIWEQNNLPEDLKSYLDAIKVLNNGDNLRYYPGSPRVARAQLREQDRMVLTELHPSDYPLLEQEFHRDHQVSIYKEDGFSRLKASLPPQERRGLVLIDPPYELAKEYRDVVQAIYQSHKRWATGIYAIWYPVVNRCDIDDMLEGLEGLGIRKILQIELGVSPDTNERGMTASGMIVINPPWKLESQMQEILPFLQQAIAPATGHWKVEWVVPE, translated from the coding sequence TTGCTGAGTTATCGCCACAGTTTTCACGCTGGCAATCACGCCGACGTGGTAAAGCATATTGTTCAGAGTTTGATTCTGGACGCCTTAAAACAAAAAGACAAACCCTTCGTCTATCACGACACCCATTCCGGCGTGGGTCGCTACGATCTAACGCATGAATGGTCAGAAAAGACGGGCGAATACAAACAAGGCATCGCACGAATTTGGGAGCAAAACAATCTTCCTGAAGATCTTAAAAGCTACCTCGATGCCATCAAGGTGCTGAATAACGGCGACAACTTACGTTACTACCCAGGTTCGCCGCGCGTGGCGCGTGCTCAGTTGCGTGAGCAAGATCGTATGGTACTCACCGAGCTTCACCCAAGCGATTACCCGCTATTGGAACAAGAGTTTCACCGTGATCACCAAGTGAGCATCTACAAAGAAGATGGCTTTTCACGCCTTAAAGCCAGCCTGCCGCCACAAGAGCGCCGCGGTTTAGTGCTGATTGACCCACCTTACGAGCTAGCCAAAGAGTACCGTGATGTGGTGCAAGCGATTTACCAAAGCCACAAACGTTGGGCGACGGGCATCTACGCGATTTGGTATCCAGTGGTCAATCGCTGCGACATCGATGACATGCTGGAAGGGCTTGAAGGGCTCGGCATTCGCAAAATCTTACAAATTGAGCTCGGCGTGTCACCCGACACCAACGAGCGCGGCATGACGGCATCCGGCATGATCGTGATAAACCCGCCGTGGAAGCTGGAAAGCCAGATGCAAGAGATTCTGCCGTTTCTGCAACAAGCCATCGCGCCAGCGACAGGCCACTGGAAAGTCGAGTGGGTGGTACCGGAATAA
- a CDS encoding substrate-binding domain-containing protein, which yields MAQHTSAAPSSKKARTTLQDVADQVGVTKMTVSRYLRNPQSVAEKTREKIAAVIEELGYIENRAPAMLSKSSSRAIGILLPSLSNQIFASFVQGIETVTKAHGYETLLAHFSYDELEEERKIASLLSYQVDGLILTESHHTERTLQMIKNAGIPVVETMELPSQPIDMAVGLNHIEASYQVVKRMIASGKRHIAYFGARLDTRTKLRMQGYDRAMLEAGLTPQHVLTGDHSSFSLADELLQRALAIMPTLDGVFCTNDDIAIGTLLVAQQRGIAVPAQLAVVGYNALDIGQTISPKLTSVDTPRFQIGEKSAELLLARLRGEQPEQSVVDMGYKITAGESV from the coding sequence ATGGCTCAACATACCTCTGCCGCGCCCAGCAGCAAAAAAGCACGCACGACTCTACAAGATGTCGCCGACCAAGTGGGCGTGACCAAAATGACCGTTTCGCGCTATCTGCGCAATCCGCAGTCGGTCGCGGAAAAGACCCGCGAGAAAATTGCCGCGGTGATTGAGGAGCTCGGTTACATCGAAAACCGCGCCCCAGCGATGCTGTCCAAATCGTCCAGCCGCGCGATTGGCATTCTGCTGCCATCCCTGTCCAACCAGATTTTTGCCTCCTTTGTGCAAGGAATTGAAACCGTTACCAAAGCGCACGGCTACGAGACGCTGTTGGCCCACTTTAGCTATGACGAGTTAGAGGAAGAGCGCAAAATCGCTTCGCTGCTCTCTTATCAGGTGGATGGGCTGATTTTGACCGAGAGCCACCACACCGAACGCACCTTGCAGATGATCAAAAACGCCGGCATCCCTGTGGTGGAAACCATGGAGTTGCCGAGCCAACCGATTGATATGGCGGTCGGGTTGAATCACATCGAGGCGTCGTATCAGGTGGTGAAGCGCATGATTGCCTCGGGCAAACGGCACATCGCCTATTTTGGCGCGCGTTTAGACACGCGCACTAAGCTGCGCATGCAAGGTTATGATCGCGCCATGCTCGAAGCGGGCTTGACTCCGCAACACGTGCTCACGGGCGATCACTCCAGCTTTTCTCTCGCCGATGAGTTGCTGCAACGCGCGCTGGCCATTATGCCGACGCTCGATGGGGTGTTTTGTACCAACGACGACATTGCCATCGGTACGCTGCTGGTGGCTCAGCAGCGCGGTATTGCTGTGCCTGCGCAGTTGGCGGTGGTTGGGTATAACGCGCTCGATATCGGCCAAACCATCAGCCCGAAGCTGACCAGTGTCGATACGCCCCGTTTTCAGATCGGCGAGAAAAGTGCCGAGCTGCTGCTGGCGCGTCTGCGCGGAGAACAGCCGGAGCAAAGCGTGGTGGATATGGGCTACAAAATTACCGCTGGCGAGAGTGTGTAA
- a CDS encoding bifunctional 4-hydroxy-2-oxoglutarate aldolase/2-dehydro-3-deoxy-phosphogluconate aldolase, with product MKTLEQRLREIQIVPVIAINDVSHALPLAKVLVENGLPCAEVTFRTEAAAESIRLMREAYPDLLIGAGTVLTTEQVDIAIEAGVDFIVSPGFNPTTVKYCQQRGVAIVPGVNNPSLVEQAMEMGLRTLKFFPAEPSGGVAMLKALTAVYPVEFMPTGGVSPSNVEDYLALKSVVACGGTWMVPTAMMDNGDWEGIAELVRVVK from the coding sequence ATGAAAACACTTGAACAACGACTAAGAGAAATCCAAATCGTCCCGGTTATTGCCATCAACGACGTATCGCATGCGCTGCCACTCGCGAAAGTGTTGGTGGAAAATGGTCTGCCGTGTGCGGAAGTGACTTTCCGCACTGAAGCGGCGGCAGAATCGATTCGCCTGATGCGTGAAGCGTACCCTGATCTGCTGATTGGTGCAGGTACGGTGCTGACTACAGAGCAAGTGGACATCGCCATCGAAGCGGGGGTGGATTTCATCGTCAGCCCCGGCTTTAACCCAACCACAGTGAAATACTGTCAGCAGCGCGGTGTGGCCATCGTACCGGGCGTCAACAACCCAAGCTTAGTGGAACAAGCGATGGAAATGGGGCTGCGCACGTTGAAGTTCTTCCCAGCAGAGCCGTCAGGCGGTGTGGCGATGTTGAAAGCGCTGACGGCCGTTTACCCCGTGGAATTTATGCCAACCGGTGGCGTGAGCCCATCTAACGTGGAAGATTATCTCGCGCTGAAATCGGTTGTCGCCTGTGGCGGTACGTGGATGGTGCCCACCGCCATGATGGACAACGGCGATTGGGAAGGTATTGCCGAACTGGTTCGTGTGGTGAAGTAA
- the gorA gene encoding glutathione-disulfide reductase — protein sequence MATHFDYICIGGGSGGIASANRAAMYGAKVALIEAKDLGGTCVNVGCVPKKVMWHGAQIAEAMSLYAPDYGFDVDVKGFDWSKLVESRQAYIGRIHQSYDRVLGNNKVNVIKGFAKFIDAKTVEVNGEHYTADHILIAVGGRPTIPNIPGAEYGIDSNGFFDLAEQPKRVAVVGAGYIAVEIAGVLNALGTETHLFCRKESPLRSFDPMIIDTLVEVMAAEGPTLHTHSVPKEVVKEADGSLTLHLENGTSQNVDQLIWAIGRHPATDAINLSATGVATNERGYIKVDEFQATNIEGIYCVGDIMEGGIELTPVAVKAGRQLSERLFNNKPNAKMDYELVPTVVFSHPPIGTIGLTEPEAIAQYGKENVKVYTSGFTAMYTAVTQHRQPCKMKLVCAGEDEKVVGLHGIGFAVDEMIQGFGVAMKMGATKADFDSVVAIHPTGSEEFVTMR from the coding sequence ATGGCAACGCATTTTGACTATATCTGTATCGGTGGTGGTAGTGGCGGTATCGCATCGGCCAACCGTGCAGCCATGTATGGCGCGAAAGTGGCGCTGATCGAAGCGAAAGACCTCGGCGGCACCTGTGTCAACGTCGGTTGTGTACCGAAAAAAGTGATGTGGCATGGCGCGCAAATCGCCGAAGCGATGAGCCTTTACGCTCCAGATTACGGCTTTGATGTGGACGTAAAAGGCTTCGACTGGAGCAAACTGGTGGAAAGCCGCCAAGCGTACATTGGCCGTATCCATCAATCTTACGATCGCGTGCTCGGCAACAACAAAGTCAACGTGATTAAAGGCTTCGCGAAATTCATCGATGCGAAAACCGTGGAAGTGAACGGTGAGCACTACACCGCGGATCACATCCTGATCGCCGTAGGCGGCCGCCCGACCATTCCAAACATTCCGGGCGCGGAATACGGCATCGATTCCAACGGCTTCTTCGACCTAGCAGAGCAACCAAAACGTGTTGCTGTGGTCGGCGCGGGTTACATCGCGGTGGAAATCGCTGGCGTACTCAACGCGCTTGGCACCGAAACTCACCTGTTCTGCCGTAAAGAATCACCACTGCGCAGCTTCGACCCTATGATCATCGACACCTTAGTGGAAGTGATGGCGGCAGAAGGCCCAACATTGCACACCCACTCGGTACCAAAAGAGGTGGTGAAAGAAGCCGATGGCAGCCTAACGCTTCACCTTGAAAACGGTACAAGCCAAAACGTTGATCAGCTTATCTGGGCAATCGGCCGTCACCCTGCGACTGACGCCATCAACCTGAGCGCAACCGGCGTAGCGACCAACGAGCGCGGCTACATCAAAGTCGATGAGTTCCAAGCCACCAACATAGAAGGCATTTACTGCGTGGGCGATATTATGGAAGGCGGCATAGAACTCACCCCGGTTGCAGTGAAAGCAGGTCGTCAGCTCTCTGAGCGTCTGTTCAACAACAAACCCAACGCGAAGATGGACTATGAGTTGGTGCCAACTGTAGTGTTCAGCCACCCACCTATCGGCACTATTGGCCTGACTGAACCAGAAGCGATCGCTCAATATGGCAAAGAGAACGTGAAAGTGTACACATCAGGCTTTACTGCGATGTACACCGCGGTGACGCAACACCGTCAGCCATGCAAGATGAAGCTCGTATGTGCGGGTGAAGATGAGAAAGTGGTCGGCCTGCACGGCATCGGTTTCGCGGTGGACGAAATGATTCAAGGTTTCGGCGTGGCGATGAAGATGGGCGCAACCAAAGCCGATTTCGACTCAGTTGTGGCTATCCACCCAACCGGTTCGGAAGAGTTCGTTACTATGCGCTAA